A single region of the Thermotoga profunda AZM34c06 genome encodes:
- a CDS encoding 1-phosphofructokinase family hexose kinase, translating to MKVITVTFNPALDREFVVEDFRVNELHRVSHYKDIVMSPGGKGINVSIALAKLRVQSVAIGILGGYIGRVLLSELNRISPLISTSFVHIDQETRENISIIDPRNHTLTEINSPGPIVEKHAIDLLLKRYEIFLSRAEVVVLSGSLPPNLQGDIYGVFAKTAKQKGKQVFMEIVDEYIKPALQIQTPDVIKPDVREKNVVLGEKLVSLDDYIQAASELIKMGCKMSVISYQIKSDIVATNDGVWLITTPKDIEISNLLGAGDAYMAAMVYKRFSTSDYDLLEVAKFGYAAALAKTKKLPKQMPEYDEIVDCLQDCQVEKLR from the coding sequence TTGAAAGTCATTACTGTAACTTTTAATCCAGCATTGGATCGGGAGTTCGTTGTTGAAGATTTTCGTGTAAATGAACTTCACAGGGTTTCACATTACAAAGATATAGTGATGTCGCCAGGGGGTAAAGGAATAAATGTTTCTATTGCACTCGCAAAATTAAGGGTACAATCTGTGGCTATAGGAATATTAGGAGGTTATATTGGTCGCGTTCTTTTGTCAGAACTGAACAGAATCAGCCCATTGATAAGCACAAGTTTTGTGCACATAGATCAAGAAACACGTGAGAATATTTCTATAATCGATCCAAGAAATCATACTTTAACTGAGATCAATTCCCCCGGACCTATTGTTGAAAAACATGCGATAGATCTATTGTTAAAACGCTATGAAATTTTCTTGTCTCGTGCAGAGGTAGTTGTTCTTTCGGGAAGTCTTCCACCGAATCTTCAAGGTGATATTTACGGAGTTTTTGCAAAAACAGCCAAGCAAAAAGGAAAACAAGTTTTCATGGAGATAGTCGATGAGTATATCAAACCTGCTCTTCAGATACAAACACCGGATGTAATTAAACCCGATGTAAGAGAAAAAAATGTCGTTCTTGGAGAAAAACTTGTTTCGCTCGATGATTATATTCAAGCTGCATCTGAACTTATCAAGATGGGATGTAAAATGTCTGTGATTTCCTATCAAATCAAAAGCGATATCGTTGCAACAAATGATGGCGTTTGGCTGATAACTACACCAAAGGATATAGAGATCTCAAATCTACTTGGAGCAGGAGATGCATATATGGCAGCTATGGTATACAAAAGGTTTTCTACATCAGACTACGATTTACTCGAAGTAGCAAAATTTGGATATGCTGCCGCACTGGCTAAAACAAAGAAATTACCAAAGCAAATGCCAGAATATGACGAGATTGTTGACTGTTTGCAGGATTGTCAAGTTGAAAAACTGCGGTAG
- a CDS encoding ATP-binding cassette domain-containing protein → MSIDGISVLKDIDLTIQAGELTIVYGPRGAGKSVLLRSLLRLNKEIYDNVNWYGELKINSKSVTTYDKKTLRRLITYIEPSFVEALDHLRFGEFINLILSEKQVALDEFSSELDRLGILKLLRREMQTPLREFYTMEKIMILLFAAIIRKSSIIVLDCILDHVDDETLVPVVKELSTLKEDRVVILSTRHKNRFLPLADVFVVMKDGKIEYKGAPKELILKR, encoded by the coding sequence ATGTCTATAGACGGCATAAGTGTACTCAAAGATATTGACTTAACAATCCAGGCGGGCGAGCTCACAATAGTTTATGGTCCCCGAGGAGCCGGCAAATCTGTTTTGCTAAGGTCTCTTCTAAGATTGAATAAAGAGATATACGACAACGTCAATTGGTATGGAGAATTGAAAATAAATAGTAAGTCAGTAACCACTTATGACAAAAAAACTCTTAGAAGGCTTATAACATACATTGAACCGTCTTTCGTTGAGGCATTGGATCATCTGAGGTTTGGTGAGTTCATAAATCTTATTTTATCTGAAAAACAAGTGGCTTTAGATGAATTTTCATCGGAATTAGATAGGCTTGGCATTTTGAAGCTCCTTAGAAGAGAAATGCAAACTCCTTTGAGGGAATTCTACACAATGGAAAAAATAATGATTCTTCTTTTTGCTGCGATAATAAGAAAGTCTTCCATAATAGTTTTGGATTGTATTCTTGATCATGTCGACGATGAAACTCTTGTCCCTGTGGTTAAAGAACTTTCAACACTGAAAGAGGATAGAGTTGTCATATTGAGCACAAGGCACAAAAATCGTTTCTTGCCGCTTGCAGATGTCTTTGTAGTCATGAAAGATGGTAAAATTGAATATAAGGGAGCACCAAAAGAGTTGATTTTGAAGAGGTGA